One genomic segment of Theobroma cacao cultivar B97-61/B2 chromosome 6, Criollo_cocoa_genome_V2, whole genome shotgun sequence includes these proteins:
- the LOC18595885 gene encoding cyclin-B2-3 encodes MTKMARRQDSHKMGTSCVAPNYMALQCDIKERMRGILIDWLIEVHYKFELMEETLYLTVNLIDRFLAIQQVVRKKLQLVGVTAMLLACKYEEVSVPVVEDLILISDKAYSRKEVLDMEKLMINTLQFNLSFPTPYVFMRRFLKDAQSNKRVFYNKTLPSCIYYPAILLNESEMTLIVILNQLELLSFFMIELCLVEYEIHFLRNYFQRKFSLGKKF; translated from the exons ATGACAAAGATGGCTAGAAGACAAGACAGTCACAAAATG GGTACTAGTTGTGTTGCTCCAAATTATATGGCGCTGCAGTGTGACATTAAGGAGAGGATGAGAGGTATCCTTATTGACTGGCTGATAGAG GTTCACTACAAGTTTGAACTGATGGAGGAGACCTTATATCTGACAGTAAATCTAATCGATAGATTTTTAGCAATTCAACAAGTAGTGAGAAAGAAACTTCAGCTGGTTGGAGTAACAGCCATGCTTCTTGCTTGCAAATATGAAGAAGTTTCTGTTCCTGTTGTAGAGGATCTGATTCTGATTTCTGACAAGGCCTACAGCAGGAAAGAAGTGCTTGATATG GAGAAATTGATGATCAATACCTTACAATTCAATCTATCTTTTCCTACACCGTATGTGTTTATGAGGAGATTTCTCAAAGACGCTCAATCTAACAAGAGGGTTTTTTACAACAAAACATTGCCATCTTGTATTTATTATCCTGCAATATTGTTAAATGAATCTGAGATGACGTTAATTGTGATCTTAAACCAGCTTGAGCTTTTGTCATTCTTCATGATCGAGCTTTGCCTAGTTGAATATGAAATTCATTTCCTACGAAATTATTTTCAACGGAAATTTTCGttgggaaaaaaattttaa
- the LOC18595884 gene encoding uncharacterized protein LOC18595884, whose protein sequence is MLLLCFQTTIFTVNLSPATQTQAIEEGRKELMEMIRNMPEFSYELSLKDMVDEQHASEEVKGKAVSEDESFCSETEAQTKKQKKKKRKKRKAGPISRSGGMEADSFLIKMFFPSSLSFKKNQRLKIAPRFPLVHPLRDLGSLTKSNGGLKGFSSGGIIKTEMITAAATAVQAGMLTRLLCRLAGYSSFPRKAKPRDRKNSLSERE, encoded by the exons ATGCTTCTCCTCTGCTTCCAAACAACTATTTTTACAGTAAATCTTTCCCCTGCAACACAAACACAAGCAATCGAAGAAGGTAGAAAAGAGCTCATGGAGATGATTCGTAACATGCCTGAGTTTAGCTACGAGCTTTCTTTGAAAGATATGGTTGATGAACAACACGCATCAGAGGAGGTCAAAGGGAAAGCTGTTTCTGAAGATGAAAGCTTTTGTTCTGAAACAGAAGCTCagacaaagaaacaaaagaagaagaaaaggaagaaaagaaaggcaGGTCCGATAAGCAGAAGTGGAGGTATGGAGGCTGATAGTTTCTTAATAAAGATGTTTTTCCCAAGTTCTCTAAGTTTCAAGAAGAATCAAAGGCTGAAAATAGCTCCAAGGTTTCCCCTAGTCCATCCTCTGAGGGATCTGGGAAGCCTGACGAAAAGCAACGGTGGGTTAAAAGGATTTTCATCCGGAGGGATCATAAAAACAGAGATGATAACAGCAGCAGCAACAGCAGTACAAGCag GCATGCTAACAAGACTTCTTTGCCGGCTTGCTGGCTATTCTTCCTTTCCAAGAAAAGCAAAGCCAAGAGACAGGAAGAATTCATTATCTGAAAGAGAATAA
- the LOC18595887 gene encoding coatomer subunit beta'-3 codes for MALSLIIEKEFVQTSERVKSVDLHPTKPWILAALYSGNVCIWDYQLQKIEKSFKVTESPARSAKFIVRENWIVVGADDGFIRVYNYDTMEMIKEIEAHTDFIRSLAIHPTLPFILSSSDDKLIKLWDWEKGWICSRIFEGHGHYVMQVAFNPKDLNTFASASLDCTIKIWNMDSASPNFTLDAHAKGINCIEFFVDANKPYLISGSDDYTAKVWDYETKSCVQTLEGHTHNVTAICGHPELPNIITCSEDGTVGVWDTKSYRLEKTLEYGLERVWTVAYMKGSSKVVFGCDKGTIVAKISSSLGSDSAIV; via the exons atg GCACTGTCACTTATAATTGAG AAAGAATTCGTTCAAACTTCAGAGAGAGTGAAATCTGTGGATCTACATCCCACCAAACCATG GATTTTAGCCGCTTTGTATTCTGGAAATGTCTGTATTTGGGACTACCAGTTACAG AAAATAGAGAAGTCCTTCAAGGTCACTGAATCACCAG CAAGGTCTGCAAAGTTCATAGTGCGAGAAAACTGGATTGTTGTTGGGGCTGATGACGGATTTATTCGTGTATACAACTACGATACAATGGAAATGATCAAAGAAATCGAGGCACATACTGATTTCATTAGGAGCCTGGCTATTCATCCAACCCTCCCGTTTATTCTGTCATCCTCGGATGACAAGCTTATAAAGCTGTGGGACTGGGAGAAGGGTTGGATCTGCAGTAGGATCTTCGAGGGCCATGGACATTATGTGATGCAAGTTGCATTCAACCCCAAAGACCTCAATACTTTTGCTAGTGCGTCACTTGACTGCACCATAAAG atttggaaTATGGATTCCGCTTCTCCCAATTTTACATTGGATGCACATGCGAAAGGGATCAACTGCATTGAATTCTTCGTGGATGCTAATAAACCATATTTAATCAGCGGTTCAGATGATTATACTGCTAAG GTATGGGACTATGAAACAAAAAGCTGCGTCCAAACGCTAGAAGGCCATACACATAATGTCACTGCGATATGTGGCCACCCAGAGCTTCCCAATATAATTACTTGTTCTGAGGACGGAACTGTAGGTGTATGGGACACGAAAAGTTACAG GCTTGAGAAAACGTTGGAATATGGTCTTGAAAGGGTCTGGACTGTTGCTTACATGAAAGGTTCTAGCAA AGTCGTCTTTGGATGCGATAAGGGGACGATTGTGGCCAAAATTAGTAGCTCTCTTGGCTCGGATTCTGCCATTGTTTGA